One region of Terricaulis silvestris genomic DNA includes:
- a CDS encoding phosphoribosyltransferase, with the protein MRVLLSAEEIAERVEALADGFAGQVDDGWTVVALLQGAIPFAADLMRAIERRGRHPIYDSLWLESYHDARESSGKVVVRADISRAIEGRPALIVDDVFDSGRTIAYARAHLMAKGATRTLACAFVRKPQAMGEAIDAIGWDAPNDFLVGYGMDDAGRYRGLPYIAALD; encoded by the coding sequence TTGCGCGTTCTCCTCAGCGCTGAAGAGATTGCCGAACGCGTAGAAGCGCTCGCTGACGGCTTTGCCGGGCAAGTCGATGACGGCTGGACCGTTGTCGCGCTGCTGCAGGGCGCCATTCCATTTGCTGCTGACTTGATGCGCGCCATTGAGCGGCGCGGCCGTCACCCGATCTACGATTCACTCTGGCTCGAAAGCTATCACGACGCGCGCGAGAGCTCAGGCAAGGTCGTCGTTCGTGCCGATATCTCCCGCGCTATCGAAGGGCGGCCCGCGCTCATCGTCGATGACGTCTTCGACAGCGGCCGCACCATCGCCTACGCCCGCGCACACCTCATGGCCAAAGGCGCCACGCGCACACTCGCCTGCGCCTTCGTGCGCAAGCCCCAGGCCATGGGCGAAGCCATCGACGCGATCGGTTGGGACGCGCCCAACGATTTCCTGGTCGGTTACGGCATGGATGATGCTGGCCGCTATCGCGGCCTGCCGTACATCGCCGCGCTCGACTAA